In Myripristis murdjan chromosome 5, fMyrMur1.1, whole genome shotgun sequence, the genomic stretch agggagtctggcgcaagatagggcccattcTCTCTAACCTCCAGATCTGTCATAAATGGCAGAAAGACAGTGCTAAGATGGAGGAAGGAACAGTGGTTATGTACATGGATCCCAAAATGCCAGAGGGTTTGTTGCCCATAGGTAAAGTGAGGTAAAGTGGGCATCGAGAAGGGGAGGTTATATAATGGCATAATATGCATAATATGTGTATGCCTGCAACTACTGGCATATACAGATACACAAACCTGGAGGCTTGGGGAAGGTTCAGTGCTAAGATTTTTTCATGCTGTACGTCATCCATTATAAAATCAGCAAACCCTCTTTATGCCCTCTCTGGTCATTGAAGACTGGCATTAATGTCAGTATTGTCATACAAGTCCAAAGAATGTAATCTGTCTGAGGATGAAGTTTCATCATTTTGGACCATTTACAACAATTTACCCACACTTTATATTGCAGCAAACCTTCACAAGATTTAGTCAAAATCCCTCCTTTTCCCaccctcataatgttctgcttctgtggctaacaaagtcattggcATTCATAAAGCAACTGTTAATTTGCtgatgtttccctggggactgtTTTCCAGTGGGGAGGCCATTTCACTTTGCCTAAttgcaaatcaacaaaacactTTTAGTAAAACTTAaagtggacaactttattatggtgagtccatttttttgaatgaatggaatccaacggctggataaaaggtaagaaaaattattttgagttaaaaatacgactgcttgctcaGGAAAagactgacaaaaacacaaagtacaTATAAATTTTGTAAATATGCCAAACAGAATGTGCCAAGCAGAAACActgttatggtcctttaacGATGATTTTGGTGATTTGGTGGTACAGATCTAATGCTGTAAATGCACAACGAAAGGTTTTCCGCTTTTGTTGTTTAAACAACAGCATTATGGGTTGGTAAGGGAGTCATGAGGGAGTTCTACAATGGCCCCCACTGTTGTTGTACACATGGCTGGATGGTGAAGTGTGGATGTTTGCATGcttgcatttttgtttgttttgtctgaatTCTATAAAACACTGCACTTCACTGCCAAGGGAATCATTTTGCAACAGTGGTAATCTTGACATcaaattttttgttttagttttagaCTTTTGACCAAAATgcgttttagttttagtcacattttaactGATTGgatttattagttttagtctagCTTTTTgtctacataaataaaaatagtgaTTTTAGTCAATGAAAACTAAGTTTTAGTGTAACTGTAATGAATAATATATCTAATGTTTTCTCTGTTAATGCTCAGAAACCTTTATACATATTGATCTATATTTCCTCATCACAGCTTCTTGTACTTTCAGTAAACTTAGCTAAAAAATATTATCAAGTTGACCCATGTATCTGTTTTTCCCTCTACTCCAGAAGCAAGGTGGCTGTTGCAGAGATCCAGGTGCACAGATACATTTAGGAAGTGTTCACATTATTTAGACATTTCTTCAGTTAGATCTTAGCTTGTCTGTTTGTGCCCCATGCAAAGTGATGACTGGATCCCTTCCAAAGCGATGTCAGGAGTTGTGTTTACATTCATgtatttcatcacatttttatttgccaACAAAATGTCATAACATTTAGTTTTGTcaacagttatttatttttgttcattttatccCTTTTTCGGCATGGAAAAAGTTTCAACAATTAGCGTTTGCCAGTATTTTAGTCTACAAAATTAACAGTGGTCCTCACCAATCTTTTCACACTCTCTTTCCTTCACACCAATCTAATCTATGCTTAgctcaacagcaacacaaacagatcagaaaaaaaaacaacagaaaacaaatctgACCATGTTTAGTTTACACACTCACAGTCAATGACTGAAAGCTGACCCTGTCTTAAAAGTTGAGTAATCAAATCTTTTGGCATCAACTCTCCACCACTAATTTTCATTTGTGATTGTTTGTCTACATCCAGCTGGGTGCACTTTAACTCACTTGGACTGCATGTTTCCCAGGAACTTTTTTTCATACAACAGAGACATCAAGATTTtatcatgttctgtcatgtctAACAGGCTGTACCTGTTGTAAACTGGCCTGAAACCAGATAAAAGCCAGAGATAAATGTACAAGCCACAACCAACAACGCTCCAGTTTACTGCTAAATGTTTGAAAACCAACAATAATACTTAATGGGTTGTCACAGTCTGAGATATCACACATCACtgaaacattgttttgtttgcttgctctGTTGCTTgccgcacgcacacacacacacacacacacacacacacacacacaaacacatacacacacacagagagacacacaagcatgcaaCAGTCTTTATGCACCAATTATCTGGTTTCACACAAAATTTACactatatttatgtttttatgtcaggTAAAGCTTAATGGCATagtgaaacactgacattttgttctATTCAATGTTCTATTCATTTGCAAGTCAAACAACAGCACCAGttcagaatagaatagatgtTGTCCACAAGTAGAAATTTGTGTTCTGCTTACAACACCATGACCAAGTCATCTCTGTGATTTAGCTGTTTACATAGGTGTAACATATTCATTTAAGAGAAAATTTCTTCTGAATTAATAAGATAATTGTATCAGAATTCTCAGGACATAAGCATGTCATTAATTACGAAAAAAAGGACAGATTTTTTGTTCTTAAGTAAATGCATTACACTTCCATAGCTGTTAACTTGAATATatgtcaggttttctgtcatGACTTCTGTCATGTATTTGTggactttttgtgttttgtggttgttgtttttttttagttgcctGCCACCCTGCAGTCCAGTGTGGTTGGGTGTTTTAACCTGTATCTTGTTGCCTACTTTGTTAGTCCCACCTCCTGTGTTTTCCTAGCTAGTCAGCTCCTGTGTCTGTTCCGTGTCTCCCCTTGTTTACCTTCACAACTGTTCTGCATTGGTCTTCTTTACTCTGCCCTTGTGTTGCACCCTGCCATACCCCCATTATCTTCTTTGCCaattctctgtttctttccagTCTTGTGTACCTCCCATTCTTCAGGTGTGtccagttcagtttgtatttaagttctGTCCTGAATCTAGTTCTTGGATCGGCCATTGTGCTTGTCATGCCTGTGCCTCCTCATGCTTCCAGTgttcattgattaaatccatTTTTAAATCCATAGTTCTGTTCTGGAACCTGTCACTGCTCCTGCATTTGGCCCTGCCTACATGTGACAGTTTTGAACTTTGAAAGGGGTTTTGAAAAAAGTATGGGCTGTGAAAACAAGTTGCAAATACATAAATTTTTTCTGGTAGTTGAGTCTCAATGAGAAAGCACTTCAAGGATGTTAAAGAATGTGGTCATTGAATAAATTTTGGGgattaaagcaataaaaaaaaaaaaaaaaaaaaagacccagtTTGGATGATGTAGAATGCTGCTGTGCTAACTGTAAAGATTTATTGTATTGAGAAAGgcttgtaaataataataataataataataataataataataataataaaaaactttaaacaaagtctttttttgttaCATACTTAAGCTCATAGGCTGAAAGGCATTTTGCAAACTCACTCCATTCAAGTGGCCACAAGTCTTTATGAAACTCATTTTCTTAAAACTTCCTAACTTTCCTAACTTTATGCTTTAATGTAAAGCTACATTTGGATTTCTAAAGTGAGtttattttccacattaaaACAATAGGTGTATCATCTTGTAGCTCTTGCTGCCTTCTGTCAGATGTAGATGATGTAGATGGTGGTTCAAAGGTGAATTCATAAGCCAAAAGGTAGCAACTCCATAACAAatatctgacatttttaattttgcaaaaaacatcaaagtatGATTTTAGCTTTAATCTAAGACATACCAATCAGAATAATCATTACTTTTTTGAGTTGAGAGTTTTAGCTTGGTGGCCTTTTCATGAtattaactgaaataaattaaaaagaatagAATATGCCTTTTAAGAGTAATTAGAAGACAATGCATTGTGTActtattttcaacatttatttctataaaaagactacaaaacaacaataacaacaacaatatgcCATACATGAATAGAGTTATCACAAGTGATACAATGTGAGGTTTACTTCTCATACATGATAATGAGCGATCCATAGTAGATATCAACAGAATGGCTTATTGGCACAGTGACAATCATTCAGAAGAGGTGCAAGTGATTTCTACTGACTCACACAAATATTAATTTCATCAGGTTGAGTGTGAAATAAACTATGTGACTTAAGTACTTCTCACCTGTGCTCTTTTGAAATGTGTAAATACACTCCATTATAAGTGATACAGAAACATATCATGCACAGCATTATAGCATTTAAGCAAGCTTCACATCACTAATATCAAGCAGCATTgccttcatttatttctgtccaTTCTTTATCTTTATACTTAATGATTTTACTATTCCTACAATGCAAAACCCCACTTCAACATGACTTGCAtggctaataaaaaaaataacagcaataaaactCACAATTCAGTAATAaactcaataaaaacaaaattagttCCAGTGCCAGGATGCAATCATTAATGCCCACATCCCAAATGTCTGCTAAAGTGACATATAAAAGTAAGTTAGTCCCACATCATTCAAAGAATTTAAATGCAGCCGCTTTAATTATTCCTCCCAGGGAATTTTTACCAAAACCAAAGTTGACAAGCATCCAAAACAACCCAGTtaccacacacatactgtagttTCTGTAGTGAAAatcaaaaacatacataaaccAAACACAAGTACAGCATTAATATTGGTTCATAAAACCTACTAGAGCCAAAAACACTGGCTTACATTGTCTGCAACACCTCCCCCTTAAAAGAGAAGTTAAAAGTCCATAACATGTAGGGTGTTATACAATATCTGATAGGAGAGGCCACACTGgtatttccagtttttttttttaaccgctGCCTTGATAGGCATTCAGTTTCTACCCACGTGATAGTTGATGCCTCACATGCCCATGCCAACCTCTTCCGTCTTCCAGCCACTGGAATTTTTTCCAAACTTGTAGACAAGTCGTCGGCCATCCACACGCTCCAGGATCTCCCTTTTGTAGTAATACCTGTAGATAAAGAAAGCTGAGTGAGTGTGGGATGCAGATACAGATAGGTCTGCTGGGTGTGCAAAAACCACCAATGACCAACTGACACCTGAATTACatggtgcattatgcaaaattgcagatGTCAGGTtatagactcaactgacaaaatcaTGACAAAATCATCATGCTTAATTctatgttttttgtcagctatGATGGTTGTGTCTATGTGGTTCACATCATCAGACCAAGTCAttgataaattacatgcttaattctatgttttttgtcagctaaGTTTAACTTAAAACACTCAAAGCAGCCCTCAACAATTTTGCATAGCATAcctttcatttgtttaaatttaatttggaTGAGACACTGTTCACTACTACAGCCCCATTTCCTGCTTTAGGCTGACACTTTGGCTGGATTTACACAGAAAACTTTTGCTTaaacaatatattaaaatatagcTTTAATATATCTTCTTCCAAAGCAGTGGTACCTTGATACAAGCCCACATGAACTGACCTCATGGCACGGCTGAGTTTTTCATATgtcatgctgctgtttttcttcttttgcccCCACATTTGAGCCACAGCCTCTGACTTGAGGAACTTAAAAATGCCCTCACGCCTGTCTTCCCACTTCATCAGGCCCTGGTTTCTCTCTGGGTGGATCAGAATGTCCCTGATGAACTCCCATAGATGGGTACCACGGGgtgctgcagagaaacagagggacagaatgagcgtgtgtgtgtgggtgtgtgtgtgcgcgcgcgtgcatgcatgtgtgcgtgtatacaTGAGCTTGCAAGTGAAACAGACATGAAACTAAAACCTAAATTTGCAAATTGGATTTAAAGTGTATGATCTATAAAACACCTCCGGTATGTACAAACATAACAGCCTTTtgaaaaaagctgttttgttcAAATTATGAATAGTGAAACTGTGTCGTTGCTGTTGAAGTGAAATATAGCCCTtaccatgtttgtttttctttggattGTCACAGAAACTGCTGGGTTGCTCTCTGTTGATTTTAGGAGGTCGACCCCTTGGTCGCTTCACTCTGGACACGCCTTTCTCCGTTTTCATGTTCTCCTCTGTCAACGTAGCAGTTAAGTGTCAATGGAAAAACTAGCACATGCTCTTGCTGAGACTGAAACTAGAAACAGAGAATAATAAAGATGAACTGCAATAAGACAATTCAAAGCAACAAAGATTTAGGGAATCTGCTCACTCACTTGAAATCTGAGGGTAGGAGAACTCAGGGTCTGAGTCGCTGCTCCTGGACTCTGGAGAGCTGGGATTTGGGAAGCCAAACATGCCACCTGAACACATGGAGACATGTTTCAGATATATAAGTCACCCTATAAATATTACTCTTAATGGctaaaaaagaagagagagatggacaggaaAGGAAGGTAGGTACTGAGTACTGACCAGTGCTGGATTCACTGTCAGACAAGTAACTGCTATCTCTCAGAGGAGTCATGGCCAATTTTTCCAAGTCGTAATCAGGCCCATAGTCGAACTCCCTCTTATTGTCATTAGCTGTTGACAAATAACAGCATTAACAAAATGATGACCAACCACATCTGTATCACAAACTGTATTTATAGTATGATGTACTCTGAAATGTACCTTCACCAAATTTCAGAGTGCTGAGGAAAGGGAAGTTCAGGTTGTCCAAGAAGTTGTCTAGGAGTTGACAGGTCTCACTTAGGTCTATTCCTGACAGGCTTTGCAGCtctgagggaaagagaaagatatGAAACGAAAGCAGTATTATTACCTacaactgattttttaaatttgcatttgttcTAGGAAAGTCAACTGAGTATCCTGATCCTTTACAACAAATTCATACACCTGGGAAATGCCCAGTCTAACTGCAATATGTTATAGGTGGCCACTGATTTAATTGATTTTCTACAGATCTGAACCAGCAACTGTTGAGTTAGGGGCCCGCCTCTTTAACTTCTAGAATGAGATGCTAAATTTAATATAAGAAACCGAAGAATCAAGAACAGACACCCAACCAAGAAAACAACCCTAAATTAGCTCTCACAGTTAATACTGCTAATTATTCCCTGATgattaacatgttttataatCATCATTTACCATATTTGGTCTTGTGTTCCTGAAGACTCTGGTGGAGGTGTAGCCCAAGCTGTGGGCCAAAAATGCTAATCATCTGGTCATGGTTCATTTGGCAGAGGGTTGCACCATCCATGGTGCAGTAGTCCAGAGTCAGGGTGCTTGCATCAAACTTAATTCTGTCAACATGGTCGCTAATCCACTCAAGAACATGTTCTGATGTCCAACATTGAGGGTTAACCTGCCTGTACCACTGACCTGCAGAGATATAGAATTGATTGATATGGAGAGCATAAaattatgtgtgttttgcaatGAATTCTCTCTTGACAGTTTCAACCTACACTTAAAGCTGTACCACACAACTTTGCACATTGGTGGCTCCATATGGCAGTAAGAGGTAACTTATTAAATCAAAACTTAAATTCCTCTAGGGCCTGTAAACTGCCACAGATGTGTGGTagttgtgatgtgatgttatGTGTTGTTTTATACCAAAGAATACCAGGACCTGAAAGCAAAAGATCTAACAGTCTAAGCCAACTTAGTCAATAACCTTCAAACTATAAACACTTGAACATCAATGTGGTTTTGGTGGGGGGCCATCACGATTGTCTCCCAAATTTGTTTTGACATCTCCCTTGCTGAACCACTTGACATGTGGATTGATACATGTCTTATCACCCTTTTTGGGTGTCCACCGCTAAGGTCAGACAATCAAAGCCTGAGCTGTTTCAACAATGAGGTGACAGCATTCTTCTATTTGACAGTTAAGTCGAGTTAAACATTGGCTGCCTTGGTAAATGATTGAGCCAGCAGCATCTAAATGAGGTCAAAGCAAAGTTCAGCTAGGTAGTGGTTCTGCTTTCTGAGTATCACTTTGGTAATAAAGCACCCTGTTTACTGTGAGCCTGCCACTTTTTGCAGAAACCTGtcatgaaactgaaactggtATCATAGTTACACATTGCCAGGACATAACAACATTCTAGTAACCAACAGAATTGATTTTgaaaaggatgaaaataaaacagacatgtTATTTGCTTTCAAGAATTTAAGATTGAAATAATGTCTATTTTTCACATGCAAGTCAACTATCAACTCTCATATACCAGAAGTTTTAAAGAGCACAGCAAGGAAACAACATACTGTCTAAAAGCATTATACTACTCTTATATTGTACTGCTCTTACCTGTCATGCTGGGGCTATAGCCTGGGCTAAGTATGTGCAGGGTGTTGAAACTGGGCTGCAGACTGGGCACACTGGGCTGCTGTTGCAGGACGTCGGCACTGCTAGTTTGGTACATGGTGAGGTTGGCATGAGTTAGGACGCTGCTGAGGCACGGTGACGACATGGAACCACTGAATGAGATATCATAACTATTGTTAGCACACTGGTAACacatgtttttgaaggaaatgTAAAAGGAAGAAATATCTATAAGAAAAAAGTAGAGTCAAATTTGCCATGTCATCTAATTAAATATTACATGTTGCAGTTCCAAATAATATGCCCTCATGActgaatgttatttttcagactTGATTGTTAGTGCCATCAGTACTAATTTACGTTAATATTAGTTCTCACATTTATGCTAGTAGCATGATCAAAATTTGTTACCTTACATATAGCTAGAGCCATTTTCGATAGTTCTCTAACCATATATACCTCATTAGGAAGCAAGCAACAGCACGATGCAATGAAAAGATAATCCAAAGATATtccacagtttgtgtgtgctgtataaTTTCCACAGTTGAGTTTCTTCTGAGAAGATCCTGCTGTTTTGTTCCTTTCACTCTATTTTACCTCTATgttgtgtgtgagaggcagAGATGCATCTGTTGCTTCGTTAATCTACCTGCATCGCTTTATAACTTGTAGctgttgggggtggggtggggggtgggtggtggcTCAAGTGAGTTCAGGGGAATTCCACATCAGCCCTGCCACAcctccattcctcctcctcctcctgtttcctgAGAACTtgatgaacaaaacaaacctgCCCTCTGCTATTGTCTCCATTTTCTTTTACCTTCATAATACCACCAAGTAGTGTTGCGTCAATATCTACATATCATTTTCCTGCTATTGTTATTTTATCCAAAATCAGAAAGCAGCCAGTTGATGGTGTGTGCCTCTGACATGATAGAGGTTCCTCATGGATCACAGTTACATATAAATAGCAGTGGCATTTTACTTGATTTGTACTTTTTTCACCCGATTGTTCCATAATGCTTTGTGTAAATTCATTCTTCAACAAACTAATGTATCCATGTGCTCCCCTACCATTCAATATATGAAATGCATCATTCTGAATGAAAGAGCTGTCAGCCCAAAAAGAATTTCATTACTATGGGTTTTAGAAGAATTTTAGTGTCACATGATGGTGTTTGACGCTGATAAGAAAATCAAGGGGAATCATTGAATATTAAGCATACTTAGGAtatgcaaatggaaaaaatattgggTATCTGCAGCTTCAGTCTACAAATATTGGTATTAGCCCCTTCAAAGAGCTATATTAGTCAAATTCTGTAAccaacacatatgcaaacaaatACGCAATGTTGTGTTAATCCTTGtgttaatctctctctcactcactcactcacacacacacacacacacacacacacacaaacacacacacacacacacacccacacagccacAATTATCTGTTTCTCTACCTGGTCCCCCAAGACAAACCACACCTGGAGGCAAGAAGGAGAGGTAAAAAGGAGCAAGAAATAAGTTCCAGTGGATGGGAGGGGCTACAGCAATAACAAGAAAGGAGGAGTTGGGGACAATCACCATTTCTAAAAATGACATCACGTAGCCTCTGTCATGCTGGCCACAACTGCAAACTGGCCACATGTTTATCATTAGTCAACAACCAAGGCTGGCCTAGATACTGCTTCAGCTAGAACACTTTATCAAGGTGCTCTGGAATCGGGTTTAGTGATCCCATGTAGTCAATTGTCTCCTGATAGTTAATCCTGTACAATGCCTAGCTTACTGCATTTATAGGCCTTTATGCTCACATCTGAAAGCTGCAAATTCATGCCTTTCTCGTGGAGCTGTTAAAAGGCattctgtgaaatgaaaatcacaaactgaAGCAGAAGCTGATTAAGCAGACTATGGGAAAGTGGGTATGAAAGGTCAAAGTAAAATAAGAAGACTGTATTGAACATTGGGAATTGATTATCCAACAGTAGTGAAGAGGGAGTTTTTCTTTAAGGCCAAGTGACAATCATATCTGCTCAATGGTAGGGAACTTTTGGTattatttgaataattttgaaattaattggcaaaaacaaagaattaataaaacatgcaaagacaataaaatgttaTGCTTATAGTATACAAAGGACTTGTCAATACTTTTATTCTAACAAATAAGCATGTATATGTCTTGTGGGAGATACCTTTATGGTGCTGTTCCCTCTCCACACATCAATACAAATTCACCTTTGTGTTTAT encodes the following:
- the elf3 gene encoding ETS-related transcription factor Elf-3, producing MSGSMSSPCLSSVLTHANLTMYQTSSADVLQQQPSVPSLQPSFNTLHILSPGYSPSMTGQWYRQVNPQCWTSEHVLEWISDHVDRIKFDASTLTLDYCTMDGATLCQMNHDQMISIFGPQLGLHLHQSLQEHKTKYELQSLSGIDLSETCQLLDNFLDNLNFPFLSTLKFGEANDNKREFDYGPDYDLEKLAMTPLRDSSYLSDSESSTGGMFGFPNPSSPESRSSDSDPEFSYPQISKENMKTEKGVSRVKRPRGRPPKINREQPSSFCDNPKKNKHAPRGTHLWEFIRDILIHPERNQGLMKWEDRREGIFKFLKSEAVAQMWGQKKKNSSMTYEKLSRAMRYYYKREILERVDGRRLVYKFGKNSSGWKTEEVGMGM